A window of Oncorhynchus tshawytscha isolate Ot180627B linkage group LG10, Otsh_v2.0, whole genome shotgun sequence contains these coding sequences:
- the LOC112237957 gene encoding glycoprotein hormone beta-5-like isoform X1, with amino-acid sequence MFKFPIMILKRCLSLLSRTDVNVMHEFKVYLRPFSSLPPRMLPCRSLPLSILLLLLVVAEAGLCVAVTTQLHGSFRGCAVRDFSFVAQKPGCRNLRIETEACWGRCHTWEKPLPEPPYVQRHHRVCSYGRTRYLMVRLPGCQPHVSPLYPYPLALQCHCTVCSTQDTECETF; translated from the exons ATGTTTAAGTTTCCCATAATGATTTTAAAACGGTGTTTGTCCCTATTGAGTAGAACAGATGTGAATGTGATGCATGAGTTTAAAGTTTACCTCAGACcattctcatctctccctcccaggATGTTGCCGTgccgctccctccctctgtctattctCTTGCTCCTCCTGGTTGTTGCCGAGGCGGGCCTGTGCGTTGCTGTCACCACCCAGCTGCACGGTAGTTTCCGTGGCTGCGCGGTGCGGGATTTTTCCTTCGTGGCCCAGAAGCCGGGATGCAGGAACCTCCGCATCGAGACGGAGGCCTGCTGGGGACGCTGCCATACCTGGGAG AAACCGCTCCCAGAGCCCCCCTACGTCCAGCGGCATCACCGTGTGTGTTCCTACGGTCGTACTCGCTACCTGATGGTCCGTCTGCCAGGCTGCCAGCCCCACGTCTCTCCGCTCTACCCCTACCCCCTCGCTCTGCAGTGTCACTGCACCGTCTGTTCCACACAGGATACGGAGTGTGAGACGTTCTGA
- the LOC112237957 gene encoding glycoprotein hormone beta-5-like isoform X2, whose protein sequence is MLPCRSLPLSILLLLLVVAEAGLCVAVTTQLHGSFRGCAVRDFSFVAQKPGCRNLRIETEACWGRCHTWEKPLPEPPYVQRHHRVCSYGRTRYLMVRLPGCQPHVSPLYPYPLALQCHCTVCSTQDTECETF, encoded by the exons ATGTTGCCGTgccgctccctccctctgtctattctCTTGCTCCTCCTGGTTGTTGCCGAGGCGGGCCTGTGCGTTGCTGTCACCACCCAGCTGCACGGTAGTTTCCGTGGCTGCGCGGTGCGGGATTTTTCCTTCGTGGCCCAGAAGCCGGGATGCAGGAACCTCCGCATCGAGACGGAGGCCTGCTGGGGACGCTGCCATACCTGGGAG AAACCGCTCCCAGAGCCCCCCTACGTCCAGCGGCATCACCGTGTGTGTTCCTACGGTCGTACTCGCTACCTGATGGTCCGTCTGCCAGGCTGCCAGCCCCACGTCTCTCCGCTCTACCCCTACCCCCTCGCTCTGCAGTGTCACTGCACCGTCTGTTCCACACAGGATACGGAGTGTGAGACGTTCTGA
- the gpha2 gene encoding glycoprotein hormone alpha-2 → MCQWLTSSLCVVMLLLCPVSFSYEGLSPGPGCHLYRFNVTIRSDQRGTCKGTHVVNACVGYCESSAFPSRYSVLVASNFTHNITSASQCCTISKDAKIKVRLDCPRGRHHDDIEILTAQACRCDMCRKSRY, encoded by the exons ATGTGTCAGTGGTTGACCTCTAGCCTCTGTGTTGTGATGCTGCTGCTGTGTCCAGTCAGTTTCAGCTACGAGGGGCTCAGCCCAGGACCTGGCTGTCATCTATACC gGTTCAACGTGACCATCCGTAGTGACCAGCGTGGGACATGTAAAGGAACTCATGTTGTGAATGCCTGTGTTGGCTACTGTGAGTCCAGTGCCTTCCCATCGCGCTACTCTGTTCTGGTGGCATCCAACTTCACTCACAACATTACCTCGGCATCACAATGCTGCACCATCAGCAAGGACGCAAAG atCAAAGTTCGTCTTGACTGTCCTCGTGGTCGTCACCATGATGATATCGAGATCCTGACGGCTCAGGCCTGTCGTTGCGACATGTGTCGCAAGTCACGCTACTGA